One window from the genome of Candidatus Chlorohelix allophototropha encodes:
- the rplQ gene encoding 50S ribosomal protein L17: MRHGVAGRKFDRPTGQRLSMFRNLLISVIAHERIRTTEAKAKEIQPMIEHLVRISVEDNIPNRRIVTSKLSNSAAVNKLFTVIGPRYTDRRGGYTRIIKLGTRLGDNAEMVIIEFVPA; the protein is encoded by the coding sequence ATGAGACACGGAGTAGCCGGTCGTAAATTTGACCGACCTACAGGGCAACGCCTCTCAATGTTCCGCAATTTGCTGATATCAGTTATTGCTCACGAACGCATTCGGACCACCGAGGCTAAAGCTAAAGAAATCCAGCCTATGATTGAACATCTGGTTAGAATCTCCGTTGAGGATAATATCCCCAATCGCCGTATTGTAACCAGTAAATTGTCCAACTCTGCGGCGGTAAATAAGCTCTTTACAGTTATCGGTCCGCGCTATACTGACCGCAGAGGCGGCTATACCCGTATTATTAAATTGGGTACTCGCTTGGGCGATAATGCGGAGATGGTAATTATAGAGTTCGTACCTGCTTAA
- the truA gene encoding tRNA pseudouridine(38-40) synthase TruA, which translates to MRNIKLVLEYDGTNFAGSQLQANGRTVQGELERAIAELTGLSSGAHCRVQLAGRTDSGVHAEGQVANFKTDSNHSTEIFRRGLNALLPVDLVVTIAEEVSKDFHARFSATEREYRYEILNRRSRSPLSRHYVHWVKTPLDVNNMAEAGKVLVGRHDFASFAGAGMGVPDTESEGKPGTVRELRRLEWRSGKGSLIEFWVAANAFLPHMVRNIVGTLLEVGAGKINLREFEEIFAACDRRRAGPTAPPSGLYLVSVKY; encoded by the coding sequence GTGCGTAATATCAAGCTTGTTTTGGAATATGACGGCACAAACTTTGCAGGCAGTCAGTTACAAGCTAACGGGCGTACTGTACAGGGTGAGCTTGAAAGGGCAATTGCAGAATTAACCGGATTATCATCCGGGGCGCATTGCCGGGTACAATTGGCAGGAAGAACCGATTCGGGGGTTCATGCGGAAGGGCAGGTTGCTAATTTTAAAACGGATAGCAACCATTCGACTGAAATTTTCAGGAGAGGTTTAAATGCTCTCCTCCCCGTCGATCTGGTGGTTACAATAGCGGAAGAAGTGAGCAAGGATTTCCACGCCCGCTTCAGTGCCACAGAGCGCGAATACCGCTATGAAATACTTAACCGGAGAAGTCGCTCTCCACTAAGTCGGCATTATGTTCACTGGGTTAAAACCCCGCTTGATGTGAACAATATGGCAGAAGCAGGCAAAGTTCTGGTAGGCAGGCATGATTTTGCCAGTTTTGCCGGAGCAGGAATGGGTGTCCCGGACACCGAGAGCGAAGGTAAACCGGGTACAGTACGCGAGTTGCGCCGTCTTGAATGGCGTAGCGGTAAGGGTAGCCTGATTGAGTTCTGGGTTGCTGCTAACGCTTTTTTGCCGCATATGGTGCGGAATATTGTTGGAACTTTGCTGGAAGTGGGCGCAGGAAAAATAAACTTGCGCGAGTTTGAAGAAATCTTTGCGGCATGCGATCGCCGCCGGGCAGGGCCAACCGCCCCACCGAGCGGATTGTATCTTGTATCGGTAAAATATTAA
- the rplM gene encoding 50S ribosomal protein L13 gives MAKTYSPKAADIKREWHIIDAKGQTLGRVATEVATLLRGKHKAMYSPHMDTGDFVVVINAAEIVVSGNKLNDKIYYHHTMWPDGFRQENLSDRINRHPTWPLFDAIKGMIPHSKLGRAMIKKLKIYAGAEHPHSAQQPKEYEFKYLKES, from the coding sequence ATGGCTAAGACATACTCGCCCAAAGCAGCTGACATCAAGCGCGAATGGCATATAATCGATGCTAAAGGGCAAACTCTGGGTAGAGTCGCCACCGAGGTTGCTACCTTGTTACGTGGCAAGCATAAAGCTATGTACTCTCCCCATATGGATACTGGTGACTTTGTAGTGGTAATAAATGCCGCAGAAATTGTGGTTTCAGGTAATAAACTGAATGATAAAATTTATTATCATCACACCATGTGGCCTGATGGTTTCCGGCAAGAAAACCTCAGTGACCGCATAAACAGGCACCCAACTTGGCCGCTGTTTGATGCGATCAAGGGGATGATACCCCACAGTAAGCTTGGGCGGGCTATGATCAAGAAGTTGAAGATTTATGCCGGGGCAGAACATCCGCACTCTGCACAGCAGCCTAAAGAATATGAGTTTAAATATCTGAAGGAAAGCTAA
- the rpsI gene encoding 30S ribosomal protein S9 — MATLNKNYFYGTGRRKTAVARVRLYPGTGQITVNNKTIVEHFGARQLFEIIITQPLRATNNLGRYNVSVKVVGGGVSGQAGAVRHGIARALLQADDTLRPTLKKSGYLTRDPRMKERKKPGLKRARKAPQYTKR, encoded by the coding sequence ATGGCTACGCTGAATAAGAACTATTTCTACGGAACCGGGCGACGCAAAACTGCCGTGGCGCGTGTGCGTCTTTATCCCGGCACCGGTCAGATTACGGTAAATAATAAAACTATTGTGGAGCATTTCGGTGCTCGGCAACTCTTTGAAATTATAATTACCCAGCCCTTGCGGGCTACCAACAACTTGGGTCGCTATAATGTTTCGGTCAAGGTTGTCGGTGGCGGAGTAAGCGGTCAAGCTGGAGCGGTGAGGCACGGTATTGCCCGCGCTTTGCTACAGGCTGACGATACCCTGCGCCCAACCCTCAAAAAGAGTGGTTACCTGACTCGCGATCCACGTATGAAGGAGCGCAAGAAACCCGGTCTCAAACGCGCCCGCAAAGCGCCGCAGTACACCAAGCGGTAA
- a CDS encoding dienelactone hydrolase family protein, whose protein sequence is MSTSQNYVDVTFLRYRTGHKETNAFLAVPNFPGPLPGIIIAHDIFGLDDHIQDVAIRFAKLGYSVLVPDFYSNKSGMGERGHNGPGPTTTYEQRRDIRRKTSDLIAVSDITRGFEYVTREGYADPGRIAIVGFGFGGTIATLAAGQTSNFAAAVNFYGDLIYSKYLINRVKPESPINYVPFIQAPYLAFYGAPEEDISLQDVRALENELRSRNKIYQLKTYPNVPNGFFNDSRPTVYNAAAAKEAFEITTTFLSRNLKSAATAAPKFRATSGSRI, encoded by the coding sequence ATGAGTACGAGCCAAAATTACGTGGATGTAACTTTTCTGCGCTATCGTACCGGTCACAAGGAAACCAACGCTTTTCTGGCAGTACCAAACTTCCCCGGTCCCTTGCCCGGTATAATAATTGCGCATGATATTTTTGGTCTTGATGACCACATTCAGGATGTAGCAATTCGTTTTGCTAAACTTGGATATTCGGTGTTGGTTCCCGATTTCTATTCAAACAAAAGCGGTATGGGGGAAAGAGGTCACAATGGTCCCGGTCCTACTACCACCTATGAGCAACGCCGAGATATTCGTAGGAAAACTTCCGATTTAATTGCAGTCAGTGACATTACACGCGGTTTTGAATACGTCACCAGAGAAGGCTATGCCGATCCTGGTCGTATTGCAATTGTTGGATTTGGCTTTGGTGGCACTATAGCCACGCTGGCAGCAGGACAAACCTCGAACTTCGCAGCAGCGGTTAACTTCTACGGAGATTTAATTTATTCAAAATATCTGATTAACCGAGTTAAGCCAGAATCTCCTATCAATTATGTTCCTTTCATCCAAGCTCCTTACCTAGCATTCTACGGAGCGCCGGAAGAAGACATTTCGCTGCAGGACGTGCGGGCACTAGAAAATGAGCTTCGTTCGCGCAACAAAATTTACCAGTTGAAGACCTATCCCAATGTACCCAACGGCTTTTTCAATGACAGTCGCCCCACTGTTTATAATGCAGCGGCGGCTAAAGAAGCTTTCGAAATTACAACCACTTTCTTGAGCCGTAATTTGAAAAGTGCCGCGACGGCAGCGCCAAAGTTCAGGGCAACATCTGGATCACGTATTTAA